From one Terriglobales bacterium genomic stretch:
- the rapZ gene encoding RNase adapter RapZ: protein MRRKRKAAPARRSAAELVVITGMSGSGKASVLKAFEDLGYYCVDNLPVDLIPRFAELVRQSTESQRAALVVDVREGTRLGRLPAMLKSLRESLNTKVIFLEASDQALQRRFSETRRPHPLGVDEPVRAAIGAERRRLRPIRALADMVVDTSGFNVHQLRAYITEKFRQEASEKSILVSCISFSYRNGTPQDADLVFDVRFLPNPHFIPELRPLTGKDPRVARYVHSFPQTKEFIARISDLLVYLLPHYVREGKSYLTIGFGCTGGQHRSVMIAEEVRRRLAAAGYRTRVRHRDLPR, encoded by the coding sequence AGGCTTCGGTGCTGAAGGCCTTTGAGGACCTGGGCTATTACTGCGTGGACAACCTGCCGGTGGACCTGATCCCGCGCTTCGCGGAGCTGGTGCGCCAGTCCACCGAGAGCCAGCGCGCCGCGCTGGTGGTGGACGTTCGCGAAGGCACGCGCCTGGGTCGCCTGCCGGCCATGCTCAAGTCGCTGCGCGAATCGCTGAACACGAAAGTGATTTTTCTCGAGGCCAGCGACCAGGCGCTGCAGCGCCGCTTCAGCGAGACGCGTCGTCCCCATCCGCTGGGTGTGGATGAGCCGGTGCGGGCCGCGATCGGCGCTGAGCGCCGCCGCCTGCGTCCCATCCGGGCCCTGGCCGACATGGTGGTGGACACCTCGGGGTTCAACGTCCACCAGCTTCGCGCCTACATCACGGAGAAGTTCCGGCAGGAGGCTTCGGAGAAGAGCATCCTGGTCTCCTGCATCAGCTTCAGTTACCGCAACGGCACGCCGCAGGATGCCGACCTGGTGTTCGACGTGCGCTTCCTGCCCAACCCGCACTTCATCCCCGAACTGCGCCCGCTCACCGGCAAGGACCCGCGCGTGGCCCGCTACGTGCACAGTTTTCCGCAGACGAAGGAGTTCATCGCCCGCATCTCCGATCTGCTGGTCTATCTGCTGCCGCACTACGTGCGTGAAGGGAAGAGCTACCTGACCATCGGTTTCGGATGCACCGGCGGCCAGCACCGCTCGGTGATGATCGCCGAGGAGGTGCGCCGGCGCCTGGCCGCCGCCGGCTATCGCACGCGGGTCAGGCACCGCGACCTGCCGCGGTGA